A region from the Ursus arctos isolate Adak ecotype North America unplaced genomic scaffold, UrsArc2.0 scaffold_6, whole genome shotgun sequence genome encodes:
- the PPP1R16A gene encoding protein phosphatase 1 regulatory subunit 16A isoform X2 has translation MAEHLELLAEMPVVARMSTQERLKHAQKRRAQQVKMWAQAEKEAQGKKGHRERPWKEAASGRLQKRVLFPASVTLLEAAARNDLEEVRQLLESGVSPDLANEDGLTALHQSCIDDFRDMVQQLLEAGAKVNARDSESWTPLHAAATCGHLHLVELLIARGADLLAVNTDGNMPYDLCEDERTLDCLETAMANRGVTQDSIEGARALPELCMLDDIRSRLQAGADIDAPQDHGATLLHIAAANGFGEAATLLLEHRASLSARDQDGWEPLHAAAYWGQVHLVELLVAHGADLNGKSLMDETPLDVCGDEEVRTKLLELKHKHDALLRAQGRQRSLLRRRTSSAGSRGKVVRRVSLTQRTSLYRKEHAQEAIVWQQPPPASPEPPEEDEDGQTDAELRPTPSEEDDLESARPHNGRVGGSPGRHLYSKRLDRSVSYQLSPLESTAPDALVRAKAHHTLAELKRQRAAAKLQRPLPEGPEGPEPGLPVDAESPQPECRSGAGGDPPLLKLTAPSEEAPMEKRPCCLLM, from the exons ATGGCCGAGCACCTGGAGCTGCTGGCGGAGATGCCTGTGGTGGCCAGGATGAGCACGCAGGAGCGGCTGAAGCACGCCCAGAAGCGACGTGCCCAGCAGGTGAAGATGTGGGCCCAGGCTGAGAAGGAGGCCCAGGGCAAGAAGGGCCATCGGGAGCGGCCGTGGAAGGAGGCAGCCAGCGGCAGGCTGCAGAAGCGGGTCCTCTTCCCCGCCAGCGTCACCCTTCTGGAGGCCGCTGCCCGAAATGACCTGGAAGAAG TCCGTCAGCTCCTTGAGAGTGGGGTCAGCCCCGACCTGGCCAACGAAGATGGCCTGACGGCCCTGCACCAG AGCTGCATCGATGACTTCCGGGACATGGTGCAGCAGCTCCTGGAGGCTGGGGCCAAGGTCAATGCCCGCGACAGCGAGAGCTGGACACCCCTGCACGCTGCGGCCACCTGTGGCCACCTGCACCTGGTGGAGCTGCTGATTGCCCG TGGTGCCGACCTCCTGGCCGTCAACACTGATGGGAACATGCCTTATGACCTCTGTGAGGATGAGCGGACGCTGGACTGCCTTGAGACGGCCATGGCCAACCGTG GCGTCACCCAGGACAGCATTGAGGGAGCCCGGGCCTTGCCAGAGCTGTGCATGCTGGATGACATCCGCAGCCGGCTGCAGGCGGGAGCCGACATCGATGCCCCCCAGGACCACGGGGCCACGCTG CTACACATTGCGGCCGCCAATGGGTTCGGTGAGGCGGCTACCCTGCTGCTGGAGCACCGGGCCAGCCTGAGCGCCAGAGACCAGGACGGCTGGGAGCCGCTGCACGCTGCAGCCTACTGGGGCCAG GTGCATCTGGTGGAGCTGCTCGTGGCACACGGGGCCGACCTGAACGGGAAGTCTCTGATGGACGAGACGCCTCTCG ACGTGTGCGGGGACGAGGAGGTGCGGACCAAGCTGCTGGAGCTGAAGCACAAGCACGACGCGCTTCTGCGCGCCCAGGGCCGCCAGCGCTCTCTGCTGCGCCGTCGCACCTCGAGCGCGGGCAGCCGGGG GAAGGTGGTGAGGAGGGTGAGCCTGACTCAGCGCACCAGCCTGTACCGCAAGGAGCATGCCCAGGAGGCCATCGTGTGGCAGCAGCCACCGCCTGCCAGTCCGGAGCCGCCCGAGGAGGACGAGGATGGCCAGACGGATGCGGAGCTGCGACCCACGCCCAGTGAG GAGGACGACCTTGAGTCGGCCAGGCCGCACAATGGCCGGGTTGGAGGCAGCCCAGGGCGGCACCTGTACTCCAAGCGGCTGGACCGGAGCGTTTCCTACCAGCTGAGCCCGCTGGAGAGCACCGCCCCCGATGCCCTGGTCCGGGCCAAGGCCCACCACACGCTGGCAGAGCTGAAGCGCCAGCGAGCCGCTGCTAAGCTGCAACGTCCCCTGCCTGAGGGACCTGAGGGACCTGAGCCTGGCCTGCCTGTGGACGCTGAGAGCCCCCAGCCAGAGTGCCGCTCCGGGGCTGGTGGAGATCCGCCCCTGCTGAAGCTCACAGCGCCCTCAGAGGAAGCCCCCATGGAGAAGAGGCCTTGCTGCCTGCTCATGTGA
- the PPP1R16A gene encoding protein phosphatase 1 regulatory subunit 16A isoform X1 — protein sequence MAEHLELLAEMPVVARMSTQERLKHAQKRRAQQVKMWAQAEKEAQGKKGHRERPWKEAASGRLQKRVLFPASVTLLEAAARNDLEEVRQLLESGVSPDLANEDGLTALHQSCIDDFRDMVQQLLEAGAKVNARDSESWTPLHAAATCGHLHLVELLIARGADLLAVNTDGNMPYDLCEDERTLDCLETAMANRGVTQDSIEGARALPELCMLDDIRSRLQAGADIDAPQDHGATLLHIAAANGFGEAATLLLEHRASLSARDQDGWEPLHAAAYWGQVHLVELLVAHGADLNGKSLMDETPLDVCGDEEVRTKLLELKHKHDALLRAQGRQRSLLRRRTSSAGSRGKVVRRVSLTQRTSLYRKEHAQEAIVWQQPPPASPEPPEEDEDGQTDAELRPTPSEQEDDLESARPHNGRVGGSPGRHLYSKRLDRSVSYQLSPLESTAPDALVRAKAHHTLAELKRQRAAAKLQRPLPEGPEGPEPGLPVDAESPQPECRSGAGGDPPLLKLTAPSEEAPMEKRPCCLLM from the exons ATGGCCGAGCACCTGGAGCTGCTGGCGGAGATGCCTGTGGTGGCCAGGATGAGCACGCAGGAGCGGCTGAAGCACGCCCAGAAGCGACGTGCCCAGCAGGTGAAGATGTGGGCCCAGGCTGAGAAGGAGGCCCAGGGCAAGAAGGGCCATCGGGAGCGGCCGTGGAAGGAGGCAGCCAGCGGCAGGCTGCAGAAGCGGGTCCTCTTCCCCGCCAGCGTCACCCTTCTGGAGGCCGCTGCCCGAAATGACCTGGAAGAAG TCCGTCAGCTCCTTGAGAGTGGGGTCAGCCCCGACCTGGCCAACGAAGATGGCCTGACGGCCCTGCACCAG AGCTGCATCGATGACTTCCGGGACATGGTGCAGCAGCTCCTGGAGGCTGGGGCCAAGGTCAATGCCCGCGACAGCGAGAGCTGGACACCCCTGCACGCTGCGGCCACCTGTGGCCACCTGCACCTGGTGGAGCTGCTGATTGCCCG TGGTGCCGACCTCCTGGCCGTCAACACTGATGGGAACATGCCTTATGACCTCTGTGAGGATGAGCGGACGCTGGACTGCCTTGAGACGGCCATGGCCAACCGTG GCGTCACCCAGGACAGCATTGAGGGAGCCCGGGCCTTGCCAGAGCTGTGCATGCTGGATGACATCCGCAGCCGGCTGCAGGCGGGAGCCGACATCGATGCCCCCCAGGACCACGGGGCCACGCTG CTACACATTGCGGCCGCCAATGGGTTCGGTGAGGCGGCTACCCTGCTGCTGGAGCACCGGGCCAGCCTGAGCGCCAGAGACCAGGACGGCTGGGAGCCGCTGCACGCTGCAGCCTACTGGGGCCAG GTGCATCTGGTGGAGCTGCTCGTGGCACACGGGGCCGACCTGAACGGGAAGTCTCTGATGGACGAGACGCCTCTCG ACGTGTGCGGGGACGAGGAGGTGCGGACCAAGCTGCTGGAGCTGAAGCACAAGCACGACGCGCTTCTGCGCGCCCAGGGCCGCCAGCGCTCTCTGCTGCGCCGTCGCACCTCGAGCGCGGGCAGCCGGGG GAAGGTGGTGAGGAGGGTGAGCCTGACTCAGCGCACCAGCCTGTACCGCAAGGAGCATGCCCAGGAGGCCATCGTGTGGCAGCAGCCACCGCCTGCCAGTCCGGAGCCGCCCGAGGAGGACGAGGATGGCCAGACGGATGCGGAGCTGCGACCCACGCCCAGTGAG CAGGAGGACGACCTTGAGTCGGCCAGGCCGCACAATGGCCGGGTTGGAGGCAGCCCAGGGCGGCACCTGTACTCCAAGCGGCTGGACCGGAGCGTTTCCTACCAGCTGAGCCCGCTGGAGAGCACCGCCCCCGATGCCCTGGTCCGGGCCAAGGCCCACCACACGCTGGCAGAGCTGAAGCGCCAGCGAGCCGCTGCTAAGCTGCAACGTCCCCTGCCTGAGGGACCTGAGGGACCTGAGCCTGGCCTGCCTGTGGACGCTGAGAGCCCCCAGCCAGAGTGCCGCTCCGGGGCTGGTGGAGATCCGCCCCTGCTGAAGCTCACAGCGCCCTCAGAGGAAGCCCCCATGGAGAAGAGGCCTTGCTGCCTGCTCATGTGA